In one Meles meles chromosome 17, mMelMel3.1 paternal haplotype, whole genome shotgun sequence genomic region, the following are encoded:
- the CCDC190 gene encoding coiled-coil domain-containing protein 190 isoform X2, whose translation MKRMERHMVMGPVYKHFDLERKNARRAEARLRQRLHTLEYICLYQMKLLTWEQRQLQKELQRLQQDIVKKKLSSYLGNGIQEKPKDVLSHSSTGGRKHQAPPLNKVRALLTNTTQEIHKTKSQMPPFHHTALKDSMKSKEESLSQNYRASRFTAKKPRAREKDCQRPPKGKDSNKGISVLCQDQDVSINTLDQGPGSSPAGESGKSRTDEAGSKDASLRADPNAGRQSPPNGRECAGYLKDKSVTPTFLELFVKVRNAHYLRHRVPPESERLLSIGEIFGHKESFQPRGGGQECENRAGFLCL comes from the exons ATGAAGAGGATGGAGAGACACATGGTCATGGGTCCTGTATATAAGCACTTCGATTTGGAGAGGAAGAATGCCAGACGGGCTGAAGCCAGACTCCGCCAAAGACTGCACACATTGGAGTACATCTGCCTGTACCAGATGAAGCTGCTGACCTGGGAGCAGAGACAGCTCCAGAAAGAACTGCAGCGGTTGCAACAAG ATATTGTCAAGAAAAAGCTCTCCTCTTACTTGGGGAATGGAATTCAGGAGAAACCAAAAGATGTCCTTTCACATTCATCAACAGGAGGACGGAAGCACCAAGCTCCACCGCTTAATAAAGTTAG AGCACTGCTCACCAACACAACCCAAGAAATACATAAAACCAAGTCCCAGATGCCTCCTTTCCATCACACTGCCCTAAAGGACTCCATGAAAAGCAAAGAAGAGTCACTATCTCAAAATTACAGAGCTTCCCGCTTCACAGCCAAGAAGCCACGAGCCCGTGAGAAAGATTGTCAAAGACCCCCAAAGGGCAAAGACTCCAACAAGGGCATCTCTGTTCTGTGTCAAGATCAAGATGTCTCCATCAACACCCTAGACCAAGGCCCTGGTTCCAGCCCAGCTGGTGAGAGTGGAAAATCACGCACTGATGAGGCTGGATCAAAGGATGCCAGCCTACGAGCAGACCCCAACGCCGGCAGACAAAGTCCCCCGAATGGCAGGGAATGCGCAGGATATTTGAAAGACAAGTCCGTAACACCTACCTTCTTAGAGCTGTTTGTGAAGGTCAGAAACGCCCACTACCTCCGGCACAGGGTTCCCCCTGAGTCTGAGAGACTGCTTAGTATTGGGGAGATATTTGGCCACAAGGAATCCTTCCAAcccagaggaggaggacaggagtGTGAGAACAGGGCAGGCTTCCTTTGTCTCTAA
- the CCDC190 gene encoding coiled-coil domain-containing protein 190 isoform X1, with protein MLYKMKRMERHMVMGPVYKHFDLERKNARRAEARLRQRLHTLEYICLYQMKLLTWEQRQLQKELQRLQQDIVKKKLSSYLGNGIQEKPKDVLSHSSTGGRKHQAPPLNKVRALLTNTTQEIHKTKSQMPPFHHTALKDSMKSKEESLSQNYRASRFTAKKPRAREKDCQRPPKGKDSNKGISVLCQDQDVSINTLDQGPGSSPAGESGKSRTDEAGSKDASLRADPNAGRQSPPNGRECAGYLKDKSVTPTFLELFVKVRNAHYLRHRVPPESERLLSIGEIFGHKESFQPRGGGQECENRAGFLCL; from the exons ATGCTTtat AAAATGAAGAGGATGGAGAGACACATGGTCATGGGTCCTGTATATAAGCACTTCGATTTGGAGAGGAAGAATGCCAGACGGGCTGAAGCCAGACTCCGCCAAAGACTGCACACATTGGAGTACATCTGCCTGTACCAGATGAAGCTGCTGACCTGGGAGCAGAGACAGCTCCAGAAAGAACTGCAGCGGTTGCAACAAG ATATTGTCAAGAAAAAGCTCTCCTCTTACTTGGGGAATGGAATTCAGGAGAAACCAAAAGATGTCCTTTCACATTCATCAACAGGAGGACGGAAGCACCAAGCTCCACCGCTTAATAAAGTTAG AGCACTGCTCACCAACACAACCCAAGAAATACATAAAACCAAGTCCCAGATGCCTCCTTTCCATCACACTGCCCTAAAGGACTCCATGAAAAGCAAAGAAGAGTCACTATCTCAAAATTACAGAGCTTCCCGCTTCACAGCCAAGAAGCCACGAGCCCGTGAGAAAGATTGTCAAAGACCCCCAAAGGGCAAAGACTCCAACAAGGGCATCTCTGTTCTGTGTCAAGATCAAGATGTCTCCATCAACACCCTAGACCAAGGCCCTGGTTCCAGCCCAGCTGGTGAGAGTGGAAAATCACGCACTGATGAGGCTGGATCAAAGGATGCCAGCCTACGAGCAGACCCCAACGCCGGCAGACAAAGTCCCCCGAATGGCAGGGAATGCGCAGGATATTTGAAAGACAAGTCCGTAACACCTACCTTCTTAGAGCTGTTTGTGAAGGTCAGAAACGCCCACTACCTCCGGCACAGGGTTCCCCCTGAGTCTGAGAGACTGCTTAGTATTGGGGAGATATTTGGCCACAAGGAATCCTTCCAAcccagaggaggaggacaggagtGTGAGAACAGGGCAGGCTTCCTTTGTCTCTAA